One genomic region from Natrarchaeobius halalkaliphilus encodes:
- the hemA gene encoding glutamyl-tRNA reductase, which produces MIPAGIVAAGRVTHRSAGVDDLAAASPESQRAGVRKLCSIPEIDEAYVLSTCNRIEAYVVAPDAAVGRAALEGFFDGTDDEAIVETDHDESLRHLLRVAAGLESVVVGEDQIIGQVRTAYEDARSVDGIGTMLEAAVTKAIHVGERARTETEINEGVVSLGSAATQLAARDVTLAGATALVVGAGEMGRLAVRSLAGADIDELVVANRTVSHADHLASEVDVDARAVPLPALSTVAADADVVVTATNSTDPVLEVSHLERNERGPDNGVVGEGDRTVIVDLGQPRDVAPAAGSIPSVTVYDLDDLESITEETREQRADAAREVETMIDREFELLCEQYKRARADEVIAAMYESADRIKERELETAYSRLEDEEFSPAQREVVDSMADTLVSQLLAPPTKSLREAAAEDDWSTIHTALQLFDPHFEGEMPFTPASFEDRTTADTRLRSVDDD; this is translated from the coding sequence GTGATTCCGGCCGGCATCGTCGCGGCTGGGCGGGTAACCCACCGGAGTGCGGGCGTCGACGATCTCGCAGCCGCGAGCCCCGAGAGCCAGCGAGCCGGCGTTCGAAAGCTGTGCTCGATCCCCGAAATCGACGAAGCGTACGTTCTTTCGACGTGCAACCGGATCGAGGCCTACGTCGTCGCCCCCGACGCAGCCGTCGGTCGCGCCGCTCTCGAGGGATTTTTTGACGGAACCGACGACGAGGCGATCGTCGAAACCGATCACGACGAGAGTCTTCGACACCTGCTTCGTGTTGCGGCCGGCCTCGAGTCGGTCGTCGTCGGTGAGGACCAGATCATCGGCCAGGTTCGGACGGCATACGAGGACGCCCGGTCGGTCGACGGCATCGGCACGATGCTCGAAGCCGCCGTCACGAAGGCGATCCACGTCGGTGAACGCGCCCGAACGGAAACGGAAATCAACGAAGGGGTGGTCTCGCTCGGATCCGCGGCGACGCAACTGGCCGCGCGGGACGTGACGCTCGCAGGGGCAACGGCACTGGTCGTCGGTGCCGGTGAGATGGGACGACTCGCCGTCCGCAGTCTCGCGGGAGCGGATATCGACGAGCTGGTGGTCGCGAACCGAACCGTCTCACACGCCGACCACCTCGCGTCGGAGGTCGACGTCGACGCGCGCGCCGTTCCGCTCCCGGCGCTCTCGACCGTCGCCGCCGATGCGGATGTCGTCGTCACGGCGACCAACAGTACCGATCCCGTCCTCGAGGTCAGTCATCTCGAACGGAACGAACGCGGGCCGGATAACGGGGTTGTCGGTGAGGGCGACCGGACCGTGATCGTCGACCTCGGCCAGCCGCGCGACGTCGCTCCGGCGGCCGGCTCCATCCCGTCCGTGACCGTCTACGACCTCGACGATCTCGAGTCGATCACGGAGGAGACGCGCGAACAGCGTGCCGACGCCGCCCGCGAGGTCGAGACGATGATCGACCGGGAGTTCGAGTTGCTCTGTGAGCAGTACAAGCGCGCCCGCGCGGACGAAGTCATCGCGGCGATGTACGAGTCCGCAGATCGGATCAAAGAGCGCGAACTCGAGACCGCATACTCCCGACTCGAGGACGAGGAGTTCTCTCCGGCCCAACGCGAGGTCGTCGACTCGATGGCCGATACGCTGGTCAGTCAGTTGCTCGCGCCGCCGACGAAGAGCCTGCGGGAAGCGGCGGCCGAGGACGACTGGAGTACGATACACACGGCGCTCCAGCTGTTCGATCCTCATTTCGAAGGGGAGATGCCGTTCACCCCGGCGTCGTTCGAGGATCGGACGACCGCAGATACCCGGCTCAGATCGGTCGACGACGACTGA
- a CDS encoding precorrin-2 dehydrogenase/sirohydrochlorin ferrochelatase family protein, whose translation MIPLLHDFTDATVLVFGGGPVGARKARRFAREATVIVVSPTFTDRDFGPSERVRAAPGPTEVAAWIDRTSPALVVAATDDRDVNDAVDEAARARDVLVNRADRSGGRDFGSVVVPATVRDDPVVVSVATGGRAPALSRYLRRELEESISGAGSMATFCAELRRELKSRNVSSSRRQEIVTDAVNSPAVWTALRSGTSNDRQVIEDVLDEELSTGGEST comes from the coding sequence ATGATCCCGCTCCTGCACGACTTTACGGACGCGACGGTGCTCGTCTTCGGCGGCGGTCCGGTCGGGGCACGGAAGGCCCGGCGGTTCGCCCGCGAAGCCACGGTAATCGTCGTCAGCCCGACGTTCACCGATCGAGATTTTGGTCCGAGCGAGCGCGTGCGGGCCGCTCCCGGGCCGACAGAGGTCGCAGCGTGGATCGACCGAACGTCACCGGCGCTGGTCGTCGCCGCGACCGACGACCGGGACGTCAACGATGCCGTCGATGAGGCCGCTCGAGCGCGCGACGTCCTGGTCAATCGCGCCGATCGATCGGGTGGACGCGACTTCGGAAGCGTCGTGGTTCCCGCGACCGTGCGGGACGATCCGGTCGTCGTTTCGGTCGCGACCGGCGGGCGGGCACCCGCGCTGAGCCGGTACCTTCGTCGCGAACTCGAGGAGTCCATCTCCGGTGCCGGGTCGATGGCGACGTTCTGTGCGGAGCTTCGCCGCGAGCTCAAATCGCGAAACGTATCGTCGAGCCGACGGCAAGAGATCGTCACTGACGCTGTCAATTCTCCCGCCGTTTGGACAGCTTTACGTAGCGGCACTTCCAATGACCGACAAGTGATTGAGGACGTGCTCGACGAGGAACTTTCGACTGGAGGTGAGTCGACGTGA
- the ahbB gene encoding siroheme decarboxylase subunit beta: MSADVDLTELERAVVNAYQGGFPVVERPFEPAAAAMCERGVDIDATELLETIRDLDDRGVLSRFGPLVNAQQIGGQATLVAMHAPEERFEEIVEAVNGHREVAHNYEREHPYLNVWFVVSVASADRVAAVLEEIEAETGQETYNLPKRREFRVEAKFYVDGPLSKAGEGDGNGRPKDDGSTGIDCSDLGPDVSPTTKSTLSPAERDLVLEVQDGIPLTETPYSDVAATIGTETDWVLETVKRFDLEGKIRRVGVVPNHYALGYTENGMTVWNVPDELVEEVGPAVASLPFVTHCYERPRHEGVWPYNFFAMTHGRTEAESDRRIAAVREAMTEYWDVTDEDWDSLFSTQILKKTGIRLAERADANTESAGSGANERPR, translated from the coding sequence ATGAGTGCTGACGTCGATCTTACGGAGCTCGAGCGAGCGGTGGTCAACGCCTATCAGGGCGGCTTTCCGGTCGTCGAGCGACCGTTCGAGCCCGCCGCAGCCGCCATGTGCGAACGCGGGGTCGACATCGATGCGACCGAACTGCTCGAGACGATCCGTGACCTCGACGACCGCGGGGTCCTCTCGCGGTTCGGACCGCTGGTAAACGCCCAGCAGATCGGCGGACAGGCGACGCTCGTGGCGATGCACGCTCCCGAAGAGCGCTTCGAAGAGATCGTCGAGGCGGTCAACGGCCACCGCGAGGTCGCACACAACTACGAGCGAGAACACCCCTATCTGAACGTCTGGTTCGTCGTCTCGGTCGCGAGCGCGGACCGGGTCGCGGCAGTCCTCGAGGAGATCGAGGCGGAAACCGGACAGGAGACGTACAATCTACCCAAACGACGCGAGTTCCGCGTCGAGGCCAAGTTCTACGTCGATGGACCGCTCTCGAAAGCCGGAGAGGGAGACGGAAACGGACGTCCGAAGGACGACGGCTCGACCGGTATCGACTGCTCCGATCTCGGCCCCGACGTCTCACCGACGACGAAATCGACGCTTTCGCCGGCCGAGCGCGACCTCGTCCTCGAGGTTCAGGACGGGATTCCGTTGACCGAAACGCCTTACTCCGACGTCGCTGCGACGATCGGAACGGAGACGGACTGGGTACTCGAGACGGTCAAACGATTCGATCTCGAGGGGAAAATCCGTCGCGTCGGCGTCGTTCCGAACCACTACGCGCTCGGCTATACGGAAAACGGAATGACGGTCTGGAACGTTCCGGACGAACTCGTCGAGGAGGTCGGTCCCGCGGTCGCTTCGCTCCCGTTCGTCACCCACTGTTACGAACGGCCGCGCCACGAGGGCGTCTGGCCGTACAACTTCTTCGCGATGACACACGGACGAACCGAAGCGGAGAGCGATCGCCGGATCGCAGCGGTCCGCGAGGCCATGACCGAGTACTGGGACGTTACCGATGAGGACTGGGACTCGCTGTTCTCGACGCAAATACTGAAGAAGACGGGAATCCGACTCGCGGAACGGGCGGATGCCAACACGGAGTCCGCCGGCTCCGGAGCGAACGAACGACCGCGATGA